The DNA sequence TCAATCCCATTATTTCTTGATGTAATTTTTACAACATTAAATGCTTATCCTTACATTCATTTGCTTTCTTTAGTTACCGGATTACTTTTAGGTTCAATCGGATTTTCATATATTCATAAACTAATTTTAAATTTACTCATTAAACAGAAAGGTTAATTTTGAAAAAATATTTGCCTGCATTGGTCGCGGGATTTTCAGCCGGAGTTTTACACATTGTGCCAATTGCAAAATCATTAACGTGCTGTTTGATAGTTCCGGTAGCATCTTTTTTTGCGATAACTTTAGCAGCAAAATCAGAAAACATAAATGGAAATTTTAATCTTAAGCGTGGAGCAATTTTAGGATTATTGACCGGTTTATTCGCTGCATTATTCGGAAGTTTCTTTGATCTTTTTATAACATTTTTAACAAGAAACAATGATATTTTAGATTCATTTAACGAACTTAACACAATGGTGGATAGTTTTCCGGTAGCGCAAGAAATAAAAGATGAAGTTTTAAGATTAATGCAAACTGTTGCTGATTCAATAAAAGAAAAAGGATTTTCATCATTATATACAATTTCAATAATTTTTAATAATTTAATTGTTGATTCTATCTTTGGATTAATTGGCGGATTAGTTGGCACTAAATATTATAATTCTAAAAACTCGGGAATAAAATTATGATAATTGTTTTCATTTTTTTATTACATATAATTTTTATTGGATATGTTTTTTTCAAAAAATTAAAGAAGGATTCACTTAGTTCTGCATTAATAAATTTGGCATTTATAATTATTTTCTTCAGTGTGGGTTGGTCGCTTTCCGGTATGCTTGTAAAACTTGTATTTGAGCCGGAAGGTTTAGGAAAATATTTTGATAGAGATACAATTGCATTAACAATTTTAACAATTGCAGAATTTTTCTTTTTTAAAATTTACTATAAAGATATAAATTCTACCTCAGCCTAAAAGGAAATATAATAACCGCAGTTTGTTCAATATTTTTTGCTCTCTCGGGAAGCGGTTCAAATCTCCATTGTCTTAAAGAATTGATTGCCGCTATTTCCAATTTAGAATCAGCTTTAATTAAAGGCATAATTCTTCCTACACTTCCATCCGAAAGAATTGTAAATTTTAATTTTAGATCAATTTCTTTTGAAACTCCTTCAGGATAAGGAGGAAGCGAATAGCTATAAATTTTTCTTTTACCTTTTCCGCCAAAATCTATTTCAAATCCAAAACTTGCATTTCCGTCGCCGGTTTCTTCAGTTCCGTTTCCGGCTTCTTCTTCTTTTGTTTCTATTGGTTCAACAACTTCAGGTTTGGTTTCCTTTTCACTTTGCTTTTTATCTGAGCCAAGGATAACATCGTTTGTTTCATCGGGATGAAGAACTTTTGGCAATTCAACTTCTTTAACAATTTTTTTCTTAACTTCTTTTTGAACTTCTGGTTCTTTTTTCTGAATTTCTTCCGTTGGAGTTTGAGCTAAAACTCCGGCAGAACTTAAATTCCCAATTGATCCAAATCCAATCGTAACAAATTCTTCTTCAACCGGTTCCGAATTAAATTTAATAAAATACAAAATCAACAATAAAATTAAGTGAACTGCAATTGATAATAAATATGGATTTCTTTTGTTTTTCAAAATGATTGTTTCTCTGTTTCGATTGTAAATTTTTCTATTCCAACTGCTTTTGCTGCATCTATAACTTGAATGACTAAATCTATATTAACTGTTTTATCTGCACGAATTACCAAATTGTTTTCTGTTATAGTTTGCATTAAGTCGCCCAATTTTAATGCAACCGAACTTATATCCGTTTTTTCGCTTCCAACATAAACTTCTTTTTCTTCCGTAATAGATACAATAAGTTTGGTCGGCATACTTTGTTCATTCATTTTTGAAGCTGGCAATTTTACTTTAACTCCGGTTTGAATTACAAATTGTGAAGAAAGTAAAAAGAAGATTAAAAGTAAAAAAACTATATCTGTTAAAGATGAAAAGTTAAATGAGCTTAACGGTTTTTCTTTTGTTTCAAATTTCATTTTAGTCCTATAGTTCTATTTCAATATCTTCTTGAATAACTTTATTTCCTCTGCTTGTTTCTTCAATAATATCAAGAACATCATTTGAAACTACTTCCATATCAAGAATTAATTTATTTATTCCGGTTGTTAAATAATTATAAAATGCCAATGCAATAATTCCTATTGCCAAACCAACGGCAGTTGTAATTAGTGCTTCCCAAATTCCGCCGGCTAAATCACTTGGATTAGCAGAACCTTGCAAATCTTGAATTCGCATAAAAGCTTGAATCATTCCGGTTACCGTTCCTAAAAATCCTAAAAGAGGTGCAATACCAGAAATTGTTGCAACGATTGATAATCCTTTTTCTAATTTAGCAACTTCTTGTCTTCCGGCATTTTCAATAGATTCTTTAACTCTTTCGTGACCTAAATGATATTTTTTTAATCCGCTTTTTATAATATTTGCCGCCGGTGATTTTTCTTCGATACAATAACTTATTGCACTGGAAATATCTTCCTTTATCAACATTCCTCTTATCTTAACTAAAAAAGCCGGAACGTTTAATTTTGATTTTTTAATTACAATATATCTTTCAACAATTATAGCCACCGCAATAATTGAACTAATAAACAGCGGAATCATTAACCATCCGCCTTTTGAAAGCATTGATAATATTGACATTTTTATTCCTATGATTCTTTATAATTTTGACTGATTTACTTTTGCTTCATCTATTGTAGAATAAGGACCAATTCTCACTCTGTGCCAAGTCCCATTAAATTTTGGAATGTAAACTTTTGCAACATATGCATCAAATCCTTTATTTTTTAATTTGTTTACTTCTCTTTCGGCAACATTTTTTTGTTTCCATGAAGAAACTTGAACTGAATATTTAGAGCCGGCAAAGTAGATATTATCGGAAACTTCTTTTTCATTGGGATCTGCATCTACAAATTGTGTTTGTGTGGAATTCTTGTTTACTTTTTCTTTATTTACAGATTTAGTTTCTGCTTCTGTAATTTTTTTCTCAATTTTTTGTTCAACTTTTTCCACTGGTTTATTAATGATTTCATCCTTTTTAGCAACTTCTTTAAGAACAGAATCTTGTTTAATTTCTTCCGTATTCATTTTAATAGAATCAACTGGAATTTCCGGGAGTGGTTGTGATTGAGAAATTTTTTCATCAGCATCCAGTTTTGTACTAATTTCTTTCAATTTCTGATTTTGCTCAGATAACGCAACTTCTACTTCATGCTCATCATAAAGCCAAGTTGGATTTGCAAAAAACAAAAAATAAATACCAACTACGGCAATTAACATAAAAAGCGCAATTAAAGAATTAACCAAAGTTTTATTTCTTCTTTTTGGAATTTTTGATCTCATATCTATTTCATTTTTTTCTTCGACATTTATTTTAGTTAAACTTAAATCTTCTTCT is a window from the Ignavibacteriota bacterium genome containing:
- a CDS encoding DUF4199 family protein; its protein translation is MKKYLPALVAGFSAGVLHIVPIAKSLTCCLIVPVASFFAITLAAKSENINGNFNLKRGAILGLLTGLFAALFGSFFDLFITFLTRNNDILDSFNELNTMVDSFPVAQEIKDEVLRLMQTVADSIKEKGFSSLYTISIIFNNLIVDSIFGLIGGLVGTKYYNSKNSGIKL
- a CDS encoding biopolymer transporter ExbD, whose amino-acid sequence is MKFETKEKPLSSFNFSSLTDIVFLLLIFFLLSSQFVIQTGVKVKLPASKMNEQSMPTKLIVSITEEKEVYVGSEKTDISSVALKLGDLMQTITENNLVIRADKTVNIDLVIQVIDAAKAVGIEKFTIETEKQSF
- a CDS encoding MotA/TolQ/ExbB proton channel family protein; protein product: MSILSMLSKGGWLMIPLFISSIIAVAIIVERYIVIKKSKLNVPAFLVKIRGMLIKEDISSAISYCIEEKSPAANIIKSGLKKYHLGHERVKESIENAGRQEVAKLEKGLSIVATISGIAPLLGFLGTVTGMIQAFMRIQDLQGSANPSDLAGGIWEALITTAVGLAIGIIALAFYNYLTTGINKLILDMEVVSNDVLDIIEETSRGNKVIQEDIEIEL